The segment GTTACAGAATAGATTCTGTTTGGGAAATGTGCTTTAGCTAGTGCTGAGATATCTAGGGAAGAGCAGGGCGCAACCTGATGCCTTTTAGAAATATTTAACCTAtatttctgtcttgagaccttttattttatgtaatacataagacatggctctttctacagtccttctaatgcccgcaaaatctcttccctgcgtcaacatgagaacgacttctgtttgtactgtggtggccaccgtcgtgtttggacggAGCGATTcctggcaaatctataatacaacgctagtggccgctgttaatcaagaactgcgcctttaaagagCGGAAGCCAGGGCATTAGCCGTTAcgcttttttggctaaaggttgTAGGCTTTCCATTCAACGTCTTTGGCTTCTCTATGCCGTTTGCTGCTCACTCACAGATGCGTTTCCTGAATCAGGAAAGCAAGACCTCGCGCAAGGGGGGCAACACTgacgacattttcccactgattGAACGGTTTATCCCAAAAGACGCTAGGTTTGTCATTATACGcatcttctgaacaaaagccacTAAAGGGGTTATAAAAGTCCCTAAATCGAGTGAAAGAGTTGTAAACTTAAAATCTGCCAGACAAACTatgaatgaatgggaaacagtgCGTCACTGTAGTCATGGCGGGAGAATTTTTGGGAAACACTGCCATATTCAATCGCACTTGAAAATCTTTCTATCTTATATGTAAAATCCCTCTTCGTTCCAATTATAAGCTTATGCAGTGTAAAGTAGTGGAAAAAATAAGACTATCTATGGACATAAAAAACCACATAAAAAACCGTACAGATAAAGGCAGTCGCCTGGCAGGATTAATTGTTGGAGATTCAAGCCTGTAAGCCGAATGTCTCAGGTTCGATTCCCAGTGCTTGCAGGTGATGACTGAAGTCAAACGGAGATGTCACATTCCAAGTATGGGTCAACATACCTTCATAAATACATCACTTTCGTCGGTGTGCAAAAAATCCAGACAGTGTGCATCTCTGTCTGTATGGTAAACATCGATCAGTCGAGTTAAACACTGAGAGGTGATTTTGCGCTGGATTCACCGTTCCCATGAAATCCATTTGTCTGGAAAAAAAGGTTCTGTTTTCAACACAACATGAGGAAAAATTGGCTATCCTAAAGTAGCTGCGAGTatatctaaaatttcactgatatgttctaaaaaaatatcacatatactgtaaaagtCCAAACTCCAAAATCTTTCCCCGGTTCATATGATGATAGGAAACTAAGCTGTAAAACACTTATTTCAGATGTAAGGAGGCCATCTACATGTAAAAACTGTTTAACACTTAACCGAACGTCAAGGAACACAGTAGAACAAGGCAGTGTTTTATACCTGGCCCAGGTGTGTTGCTGTGTGTGGTTCATCAGTCGCAGGTGATTCCGCAGCATTGAGCGGCATCCTAGAGTTGGTTTGGCCTTGACCTTCTTCATCTAACCTAGGGACTATTGTAAATGAGTTGAGAATATATTCAAAATGGTTAGAACATAAACATTACTTTATATTTACTTACAtcttatccaaagcaacttacattgcgttatactatacatttgtttgtaagtatgtgcaatccctgggatccaacccatgaccttggcgttgctagcaccacGCTCTCAACGGAGGTATAGGCAAATGTGGTGCATTTCATTCAACCTCTAccgtatatttatatttcagaGGCTAGTTTATAGTTTTTAATTGCAATGAAAATGAATTCTATGTAAATTAAGCAGTGTGTCAGTCAGTCAAATGTTGTAATACTCATTTATGGCAATAACAATGATGTTAAGTAGTCATTTTGACTCACCATTTAATGTCTTCTTTCTGTAGACACACTTAAGCGTAACGAGAACTGCAGCTACAGACGCCACTGCGACGACTGCTACTCCTGCAGCTACATGCGTTCTTGATTCTTCATGACAGTTCATACATGTTCCATCTGCAGaagtacaacaaaacaaatgattaaCACTTTTGCCGTTTTACAAATCACACCAAAAAACACGCTTTATCTAAAGCATTTCATTGTTCTCCCTGCTATCCAATCGTGGGTGTAAATGTCCTTTAAGACACGCAAATGCAATTTGGCAGCTCCGAAACTAAACCAATAATTGCCAAACAGGTTAAAAGAGAGCACAGAGAATGTGAAGGCTCTTTCATTACTACAGTTCTTAGCATAGGAACAGTTTATCACATGTATCTACGCATACAGTACATATCAGGTGGCAATATGATTATTCAGAATGCATGAAGCGACCTTGGGTCATACTAAACAAATGGCAGAATATACATGATCACCATAGATTAATAAAGTCCATTCTCGGATATCTTTGGAATGTTATTCTTCCCAGTTTACTGTTCAAAGCTTAAACATTAGGCAATAAAGATGCTTCGTTTTATTACACAAGAGTgtcaatattaatatttaccCCATTTTGTTATATTTGGTTGTGACAGACTGCTGTGAGTGACGTGACACGCAAATCCCCGTTTCTCTTCTTTGTTTATCCTCACAGTGGTTCTCAGCTGAAAGGTTTTGTCATCGTTTGGTCTGACTCCAGCCGGGGATTCAAGTTTACTCCCATTCATCGTGATATCCATCTGTAGGTGTTTGGGGTAAAAGCCAGTGGCCAGACAGGTCAGATCCATCTTTCTCTGATCACGAGGAGCTTTCTTCGCAAACATCTGAATATTTGGCGGACCTGCGGGGTAAATCATacaatttacaaatgaacaatCAAAAGgtttcacatttttctgttaTAAAAATAGCCTTAAAATCTAAACACAACATGCTATCTAAAATAAGATACCTTTCAAAGATTTTTCAATTAATGACAGGCATaaacaattcttttgaagttaGTTTTAGGTTCGCTCCAGAAACAAacgaaatatttttaaaatcgagaaaaaaaaacttgacgCCACATACTCTGTGTTGTACTGTAACCGTTTGTCGATATCCAGGTCAGGCAGTGGCTCAGATACGCTCTGAAGTACTCTCTGCGATCTGTGTCACTGTTCCACTTCATTTTGATTTCCGCTGCCTTTTCCTTTTTATCTGTCCACTGCATAGTTTTAAAATTTAAGGTGATAAAATCAACTCCGTCAAACCCGTAGTCATCATAGGCCATCTGAATCATCACTTTCTCACTGGAAGACTTCTCTACCTGACAGCCGACCCTTCTCTGCAGTGTGTGAGGCTCTAAAATCACAGCATAAGGAGTACATGTTACCACACTTAaagtgggagtcaatggggggcaaatctgtctgttataagcattcttccaaatatctttctctgtgttcatcagaacaaagacatttatacagaaatttcatttttgggtgaagtatccctttaaataagaaACCCCCATGACCATACCAGAGAAGGATATGTTTGAATCTAACAGACTCACCATGACACTTGGATTTTGTGCAGTTCGCCATAGAATAATAGAGGTTTAGAATCCGTTCTTTAGAGTCAGGTGGCTCCACTGATCCATTTATCCATACTTTCCCTTTTATCCACTTCTGTTGTTCATCACTGTAGTGAGAGATCTGTACGTCATCACACACTCCCACAGCACTGTACACAGGACCGGACGCACCTCTCTGTTCAGAAGTGACGGTGTAAACATACTGGAGGTAGTGTGTTTCTGTGGAAGAgaagaaagcaaaacaaatgaagacaaaaaacaatctgTGCCGAACTGATCACTCCATCAAGTACTGGGTTGGGATAGGAAAAAGTCCGTTTTTTAGGTTAAAGTCTCCTCCTTTGTGAAACCTATTCACAATgctgctgagagcaactttCTGGATGTGTGGTTAGTGAATGAATCGTACTTTAAAACGGGTTCTtttagaattaaaatgttttcaatttAGTTTGTAcaaggaccagattttgtatATTGAAGCGATCGCAATGCCAAAGTGGCCCAAATATATGTTGCACGATAATGGGAGAGTAACTCAAATCTCACAACGTGGATTACACATGTGGTGACAGACGACTCGAagactttgtaaatataactataactgAATTCAGAGCACAGTTGAATGATTGAATAAAAATCAAATTGAATATGGGATTATACTACTTCTGTTCATCATCGGCACACATTTAAACTCTACAGACTGTGCTCTGGCATACTCCCGTCCTTGACAGCTGCTGGACATtttgcacacaaaaaaaatgtgcataGTGATGCATGTTTTTTGAGGGTTAAAGTTATTGGTTAATGTCTTGATTGTCGCTtcgaagtggtttctggacatattaacgtattaaatattttctaactctcttaaatgcatttgctatgtTTGATCCGATCTGTTTTCCTGGTGCTTATTATATTTTGACATATTGTCAAACTTCGTTTTAAGCAGATAAAATGGTCATTATCATCATTGATTGACTAAatttctatcacattattttggcagttaaaATTTAGGCTGTTTTTTGTTGGAGTGGCcgggttttagtgagcctttgggctggaaattgtccacccaatctggcaacactggttCTGTTTGCCGCTTGCTGTTCTTTTTCACACTTCTAGCGCCAAGAATGTTttaagtaaacacacacacaacagcatgGTAGATCGATTTAGCTCGCTCGACTGTCAAAGCAACATCGTTAAGACCCCCGGACAACTTAACGTGGATTTATCATAGTAAATAGTTATCCGAATTTGGATTCCCAATGTTTTACACAATATCATGGTTataaactatggttactgttGTAAAGCGTGGTTGTTTTTAATAACGACAATAAAGCTCATCATTTATCTGTGCAAAGCTGTGTTTGTTCTTAAAAAGTAATGTCACGATAGAGACAAAGAGAACTTAAGTGACAGCAACCATCATAAACATAAGCACTATTAAGAAGCTGTTTTCAGAAATTGTTATACCTAGTGGACGAAATAAGCGCATGTAGTTTACACATGAACGTGACCGGAGATGAACAGACTGAAAAAATCAGAAAGCAGCggtttttatttctgctttgacagCCGCGCCGAACAGTGTAACGTTTCTGGAACGGTGAGGAAACATTGCGCTTTGTACGTTTTTGTCCTTAAGCCAACCTTTTAGGTGTTTAGCCGGTCAAGTTTAAATCCCGTCTGGCTAGCGCGCGGAGAGTAGTAGGCGGTCTTTTGTGGCTGCTCGACCACATGAGCGTCTAACGTCACACCGCAAACACAATCCGCTCGAATGTGTTTTCGACTTCTTCTGGAAATGGTAGAAAGTCGACAAGCTCAAAACGTTTTACACCCCGTACACACCTGTGTGTTAACGTCGTCGACTTGTGATCCGATAGACCAAAACGCATATCAAGTGTATGCTAGAGGGGCACTTCAGGGGCCAATAAGATTTCAACTGGTCCCCTCTGGCCCCACCCCTAGATCCGCCAATGCCGTGAACTGAATCGCCAGTCTTTACTgcacttttaaaaagcaaaatacTCCACCTtttgaaaatagtattttacAGTCCACTTCGTGAAAtactttttaattttcatgtattttcaggTGGTTTTAACAGGACGTTCTTCTATATGGTTGCCGTTTTGCACGCGTCTTCATGCGCATGTGCACTTCTCCACATTCTACCTGACCGGTGTTCGTGTTAGAAATGCGATAGTAATAGTTCAATAGCGTCTGCCTgcagacacatgcactctcagccgcaCATGCGCACTCAGACACATGTTTTTGTGCAATGGATGCTTCTTTCACCATAACAAATTTATTGTATGTGCAGATATACTtcacaataaagctctttctgattctattTTTTAGAGAATGTGGTGGACAACATGCATCTCGGAATCTTTTGTCAAGCACGAAATTGAAAAACATAGTTGtctatttttttaacattatgattttatattatacatggaaaagttttatttaataatgtaataacgTTAATTAGTAATGTATATTGCCATTATAACCTTTTATGTAGGCACATATGCGAAGTAATCAGACATTATTAGTGTAGATGTTCAATAATGTCTTTCAGGTAGAATTTTGTATAAATCTGCGCCGTGACCTGAATCGCCAGTCTTTACGGTACTCTTAAATAGCAAAAATCTCCAcctgttgaaaatagtattttcccagcaaacacagaacgttcccctaacgttagtttttggttcccaaaaaataacgttctaagaacgttcttttcaggttttatttttgcaaccagaaaataacgttcccagaacgttgcaggctggttttttttaaataaccagaaaataaccagaaaataacgttctctgatggttatttattggttatttttttgcaaccaggaaataaccagaaaataacgttctctgatggttatttattggttatttttttgcaaccaggaaataacca is part of the Triplophysa rosa linkage group LG16, Trosa_1v2, whole genome shotgun sequence genome and harbors:
- the LOC130567341 gene encoding zinc-alpha-2-glycoprotein-like, which codes for MCASAALKLLLLAHMKWKFKVLMVFGFFVQTLVVHCETHYLQYVYTVTSEQRGASGPVYSAVGVCDDVQISHYSDEQQKWIKGKVWINGSVEPPDSKERILNLYYSMANCTKSKCHEPHTLQRRVGCQVEKSSSEKVMIQMAYDDYGFDGVDFITLNFKTMQWTDKKEKAAEIKMKWNSDTDRREYFRAYLSHCLTWISTNGYSTTQSPPNIQMFAKKAPRDQRKMDLTCLATGFYPKHLQMDITMNGSKLESPAGVRPNDDKTFQLRTTVRINKEEKRGFACHVTHSSLSQPNITKWDGTCMNCHEESRTHVAAGVAVVAVASVAAVLVTLKCVYRKKTLNVPRLDEEGQGQTNSRMPLNAAESPATDEPHTATHLGQTNGFHGNGESSAKSPLSV